The following coding sequences lie in one Desmodus rotundus isolate HL8 chromosome 1, HLdesRot8A.1, whole genome shotgun sequence genomic window:
- the SEC16A gene encoding protein transport protein Sec16A isoform X9 — protein sequence MQPPPQAVPPSVVGPPPAGSPPSMLWSSSSYRRQAPASARGAAVTCPLQPVTDPFAFSRQALQNDSPGGSSKSSPPVLPGPAPPAFLQHPGLPVPHTNAADSCQGPRELLPRPLSQPWPGASPFSSVLTPPVPPGPEMSRRAEVASSPERHVQAQYVPAAGPDALHGGLPGPARPPSGQNPHSSAAAAPVFSQPHQQVPGQWGPMQGGLQASGQHYRPCPEGPFPSAVPQASGVSHFPALSSLPQGPDYEQHSPPVTGPLAGDGREEAACTQSGDHSASNVGLDSALRQSAGAGGPRAGWEARPSHADPARMSPFAQGNSPESRLYCPLGAGAGAGWALPEASSGALSMFFQGGERENEETLSSENTGSAAQSGGDGSFPSAGLGPPPAHGSAGGIYQASLRGLRSETTQQGGDTQPYFPWSMGTQHDKPPTRSTAADLWGDMAGSGPHATGGSHCENVENLEFTQNQEVLPSEPPGLDASSPGDQLRYGPLPGPAVPRLSVVGHAGGSGSNLEALDAPLYPVRSDSVSSSYSSKSHRSASGAARPQDLGTFIQQEAGKPEDEASGSFFKQIDSSPVGGETDETTGSPSYRSSLSQPLTPSPPKPTGVFQTSANSSFEPVRSHLVGVKPVEADRANVVGEAKVTHTPQKRRPAAAPPDACPGNLEQPPDNMETLLPPQACPLPPTAPAEAGHGLPHPGGPPLETVLLTPEKRPSARAPGAMKCESPATTLWAQNELPDFGGNILLAPAAPALHVPGKPQPSDVIQPPDEGVSSQLPRQPGCLLPLQSRNSIGASENLENPPKMGEEEALPSQASSGYASLLSSPPTESLQNQPVLIAQPDQSSNQAQPIHFPASLSNANGKAQSWRDARVGDRSAVSTGATGGDSGETAPLSGVPASSLICSPLPNSLAQSNFPQASGTSEVVSTQPANLPVQPPSHPTPKTLLPEGPKMLEVENALPELVNSPAGSAGFVLVSPANTALGPRSNEADRPSNQEETPGALDFTLNRTLEHPVRLCSPSLSEGPASHQQTTPSHPRQPGPGVHDPDCLYQQVAKGAQEQRGLERVQQGPAPPPPQGPRAAPSEPSNPESLPLRGQPPNSASPAPADPTQQLLPRPPRSSSASLVSSSPSQASAPLGQQWAQPLPLDLASYYYYRSPYDGYQAQYPSPYPPDPGTAPLYYQDVYGLYEPRYRPYDSTAPAYADNYRCPEPERPSSRASHCSDRPSARRGHPEGHSNSERGWSSQSDYASYYCGRYDYGEPGRWDRYPYGSRFRDPRPYDRSYWFDADYELYRKESYAYADRPERYDDPWKYDPRFTGSFDDDPEPHRDPYGDDADRRSVHSEHSAQSLRSAPSRHSSFSAHSQQSQVYRSRSVAVGPYEAPPPPSSFHGDYAYDTCVSNFSGTQGFTEYGYPVDAGWPAVEQAPSRPTSPEKFSVPHVCARFGPGGQLIKVIPNLPSEGQPALVEVHSMETLLQHLPEQEEMRAFPGPLGKDDTHKVDVINFAQNKATKCLQNENLIDKESANLLWNFIILLCRQNGTVVGTDIAELLLQDHKTVWLPGKSPNEANLIDFTNEALEQAEEEESGEAQLSFLTDSQAAAASTQEKETERFRELLLYGRKKDALESAMKNGLWGHALLLASKMDGRTHARVMTRFANSLPINDPLQTVYQLMSGRMPAASTCCGDEKWGDWRPHLAMVLSNLSHNVEVESRTMATMGDTLASKGLLDAAHFCYLMAQVGFGVYTKKTTKLVLIGSNHSLPFLKFATNEAIQRTEAYEYAQSLGAQSDPLPDFQVFKFIYSCRLADVGLATQAFHYCEAIARSVLLQPQSHSPVLISQLVEIASQLRLFDPQLKEKPEEESFAEPVWLVQLRRVQKQVKEGAALWSQDTAFPRPCPSTPSSEGGQRDGLGLAQPLDLGAENPLLAPPVPSTEHAGQGVWLLPSALPTLHDSQPAFPARVPVFPVPPLGPAEPGPGYGLPGAALGFAETSGPAPAALYPGPGLPPSAPSLQDSERPLRESRPQDPGAAPRDPRGGDLLAERREEDLGGKVDVGSSRTLLDSEAPLAWGAARPGALQPPSLTPAPQVENSVQAARKEAKEPKKVPLPWAPVGIS from the exons ATGCAGCCACCACCACAGGCTGTCCCACCCAGCGTGGTGGGGCCGCCTCCAGCTGGGAGCCCCCCGAGCATGTTGTGGTCGAGCAGCTCGTACCGGAGACAGGCGCCTGCTAGTGCCCGCGGAGCTGCGGTGACTTGCCCACTGCAGCCAGTGACGGACCCGTTTGCTTTCAGTAGACAGGCGCTTCAGAACGACTCGCCGGGTGGTTCGTCCAAGAGCAGCCCACCCGTTTtgccaggcccagccccaccagcGTTTCTTCAGCACCCCGGTCTGCCTGTGCCTCACACAAATGCTGCGGACAGCTGCCAAGGACCACGTGAGCTTTTGCCAAGACCTCTGTCCCAGCCTTGGCCAGGGGCGAGTCCCTTTTCCAGCGTGCTGACCCCCCCGGTACCACCCGGGCCTGAGATGAGCAGGAGGGCTGAGGTCGCTTCCAGCCCCGAGCGCCATGTGCAGGCCCAATACGTTCCAGCAGCAGGTCCGGACGCTCTGCATGGGGGCCTCCCTGGGCCTGCCAGGCCCCCGAGCGGGCAGAACCCCCACAGCAGCGCTGCGGCAGCCCCTGTCTTCTCTCAGCCTCACCAGCAAGTGCCAGGGCAGTGGGGACCCATGCAGGGAGGCCTGCAGGCCTCGGGCCAGCATTATCGGCCCTGCCCAGAAGGGCCTTTTCCAAGTGCAGTGCCGCAGGCCTCTGGCGTGTCCCACTTCCCTGCTCTGTCCAGCCTGCCTCAGGGTCCTGACTACGAGCAGCACAGCCCTCCCGTCACAGGACCCTTGGCCGGTGACgggagagaggaggcagcctGCACGCAGAGTGGAGACCACTCAGCAAGTAACGTTGGTCTTGACAGCGCACTCCGGCAGAGCGCCGGGGCTGGGGGCCCTCGGGCTGGCTGGGAGGCCAGGCCGAGCCATGCAGACCCCGCTCGCATGAGCCCCTTCGCTCAGGGAAACAGCCCAGAAAGCCGTTTATACTGCCCTCTGGGAGCTGGGGCCGGGGCCGGTTGGGCCCTGCCAGAAGCCAGCTCAGGCGCGCTCTCCATGTTTTTccaagggggggagagagaaaacgaGGAGACCCTCTCATCTGAAAACACAGGCTCTGCTGCTCAGTCCGGCGGGGATGGTTCCTTCCCCAGTGCTGGTCTGGGCCCTCCTCCTGCGCACGGTAGTGCAGGTGGCATTTACCAGGCCTCTCTCAGAGGTCTGCGCAGCGAGACCACGCAGCAGGGAGGAGACACGCAACCTTACTTTCCTTGGTCCATGGGCACCCAGCATGATAAACCACCTACTCGGAGCACTGCTGCAGATCTGTGGGGAGACATGGCAGGCTCAGGGCCTCATGCCACTGGGGGCTCACACTGCGAGAATGTGGAGAACTTGGAGTTTACTCAGAACCAGGAGGTCCTCCCAAGCGAGCCCCCAGGTCTGGATGCTTCCTCCCCAGGTGACCAACTCAGATACGGGCCCCTTCCTGGGCCCGCGGTCCCCAGGCTCAGCGTCGTGGGCCACGCTGGAGGCAGCGGCTCAAATCTCGAGGCCCTGGACGCACCACTGTACCCAGTGCGGTCGGATAGCGTGTCCTCCAGTTACAGCAGCAAGAGCCACCGGAGTGCGTCCGGTGCCGCCAGGCCCCAGGACCTGGGCACCTTCATCCAGCAGGAAGCTGGGAAACCTGAGGACGAGGCTTCAGGGAGCTTTTTTAAGCAGATCGATTCTTCTCCTGTGGGAGGCGAGACAGATGAGACCACCGGGAGCCCCAGTTACCGTAGCAGCCTGTCCCAGCCCTTGACCCCAAGTCCCCCCAAACCTACAGGGGTATTTCAGACAAGTGCAAATAGTTCTTTTGAACCAGTGAGGTCCCACCTAGTTGGAGTAAAACCAGTCGAGGCAGATCGTGCCAATGTGGTGGGGGAGGCGAAGGTGACCCACACCCCTCAGAAGCGGAGACCGGCCGCCGCACCACCTGATGCCTGCCCTGGCAACCTGGAGCAGCCCCCGGACAACATGGagaccctcctcccaccccaggcctgtCCTCTGCCTCCCACTGCACCTGCTGAAGCCGGTCACGGGCTTCCGCACCCTGGGGGGCCGCCCTTGGAGACAGTGCTCCTGACCCCTGAGAAGAGGCCCTCGGCCCGGGCCCCAGGGGCCATGAAGTGTGAGAGTCCAGCAACGACTCTGTGGGCACAAAACGAGCTGCCAGACTTTGGGGGCAACATCCTTCtagcccctgctgcccctgcactTCACGTGCCCGGGAAACCTCAGCCGTCAGACGTGATTCAACCTCCAGACGAGGGGGTGTCCAGCCAGCTGCCCCGgcagccaggctgcctgctcCCTCTGCAGAGCAGGAACAGCATCGGTGCCTCTGAGAACCTCGAGAACCCTCCCAAGATGGGAGAAGAGGAGGCCCTTCCATCGCAGGCAAGTTCTGGTTATGCCAGTCTGTTGTCCTCACCGCCCACTGAATCTTTGCAAAATCAACCAGTCTTGATTGCTCAGCCTGATCAGAGCTCTAATCAGGCCCAGCCCATTCATTTTCCTGCGTCCTTGTCGAATGCTAATGGGAAGGCTCAGTCCTGGAGAGATGCCCGTGTCGGGGACCGATCTGCCGTGAGCACCGGGGCCACTGGGGGCGATTCTGGAGAAACCGCGCCTCTGTCTGGGGTTCCAGCCAGCTCTCTCATCTGCTCACCTCTGCCTAATAGTCTTGCCCAAAGTAATTTCCCACAAGCTTCTGGTACTTCTGAAGTGGTTTCCACTCAACCTGCTAATTTGCCAGTTCAACCACCATCTCATCCAACTCCAAAGACCTTGCTTCCAGAAGGTCCAAAGATGCTCGAGGTGGAGAACGCTCTTCCGGAGTTGGTTAACAGCCCTGCTGGGAGCGCAGGCTTCGTGCTGGTGTCGCCCGCAAACACCGCCCTGGGACCGCGTAGTAATGAGGCAGACCGGCCCAGTAACCAGGAAGAGACTCCGGGAGCCCTAGACTTCACATTAAATAGGACTTTAGAACATCCTGTAAGATTGTGTAGCCCGTCCCTTTCCGAAGGCCCAGCCTCTCATCAGCAAACCACCCCCAGTCACCCCAGACAGCCTGGGCCTGGGGTGCATGACCCAGACTGTCTCTACCAGCAGGTGGCAAAAGGTGCTCAGGAGCAGCGTGGCCTGGAGAGAGTTCAGCAGGGTCCAGCTCCTCCGCCCCCACAAGGGCCCAGAGCAGCACCTTCAGAACCCTCAAACCCAGAAAGTCTACCACTACGAGGACAGCCCCCAAACTCAGCAAGTCCAGCTCCAGCTGACCCGACCCAGCAGCTGCTCCCTCGGCCACCTCGGTCCTCCAGCGCGTCGCTCGTGTCCAGCAGCCCAAGCCAGGCATCCGCGCCCCTGGGCCAGCAATGGGCGCAGCCGCTGCCCCTGGACTTGGCGTCTTACTACTATTACAGATCCCCGTACGACGGCTACCAGGCCCAGTACCCCTCCCCGTACCCGCCGGACCCTGGTACCGCCCCGCTTTACTACCAG GACGTCTACGGCCTCTACGAGCCCAGATACAGGCCCTACGATAGCACGGCCCCCGCCTATGCCGACAACTACCGCTGCCCCGAGCCCGAGCGGCCCAGCTCCCGGGCGAGCCACTGCTCAGACCGGCCGTCTGCCAG GCGAGGGCACCCCGAAGGTCACTCGAATTCCGAACGTGGATGGAGCAGCCAGAGTGATTACGCCAGCTACTACTGCGGCCGGTACGACTACGGAG AGCCGGGTCGCTGGGATCGGTACCCCTACGGCTCCAGGTTCAGGGATCCCCGCCCCTACGACCGCAGTTACTGGTTTGATGCAGACTACGAGCTGTACAGGAAAGAAAGCTACGCTTACGCTGacag GCCTGAGAGGTACGATGACCCCTGGAAGTACGACCCTCGCTTCACGGGGAGTTTCGATGATGACCCCGAGCCCCACAGGGACCCTTATGGGGACGACGCAGACCGACGCAGCGTGCACAGCGAGCACTCGGCACAGAGCCTGCGCAGTGCACCCAGCCGCCACAGCAGCTTCAGCGCCCACTCACAGCAG AGTCAGGTTTACAGAAGTCGCAGTGTGGCTGTGGGTCCTTACgaggccccacctccacccagctccttcCACGGGGACTATGCCTATGACACCTGCGTCAGCAATTTCAGCGGCACCCAGGGCTTCACAGAGTATGGCTACCCTGTCGACGCCGGCTGGCCTGCTGTGGAGCAAG CTCCATCGCGACCCACGTCTCCTGAGAAGTTCTCGGTGCCTCACGTCTGTGCCAGGTTTGGCCCCGGGGGTCAGCTCATCAAAGTGATCCCTAACCTGCCTTCGGAAGGACAGCCGGCCTTGGTGGAAGTACACAGCATGGAG ACACTGCTGCAGCACTTGCCGGAGCAGGAGGAGATGCGCGCGTTCCCGGGGCCGCTCGGCAA AGACGACACGCATAAAGTGGATGTTATTAATTTTGCACAGAACAAAGCCACAAAATGTTTGCAGAATGAGAACTTAATTGACAAAGAGTCTGCAAATCTTCTCTGGAACTTTATCATTCTGTTATGCAGACAGAATGGG ACTGTAGTGGGAACCGACATTGCAGAATTGTTGTTACAAGACCACAAAACAGTGTGGCTTCCCGGGAAGTCACCCAACGAAGCCAACCTGATTGACTTCACGAACGAGGCCCTGGAGCAAGCGGAGGAGGAGGAGTCAGGGGAGGCCCAGCTCTCGTTTCTCACCGACAGTCAGGCCGCTGCTGCCAGCACGcaggagaaggagacagagaggttCAGAGAGCTGCTGCTCTACGGCCGTAAGAAG GATGCTTTGGAGTCTGCAATGAAAAATGGCTTGTGGGGCCATGCTCTGTTGCTCGCCAGTAAGATGGACGGCCGGACCCACGCCCGCGTCATGACCAG GTTCGCCAACAGTCTTCCCATCAACGACCCCCTGCAGACCGTCTACCAGCTGATGTCTGGGCGGATGCCTGCGGCGTCCACG TGCTGTGGAGATGAGAAGTGGGGAGACTGGAGGCCGCACCTGGCTATGGTTCTGTCCAACCTGAGCCACAACGTGGAGGTGGAGTCGAGGACAATGGCCACGATGGGCGACACGCTAG CTTCGAAGGGCCTCTTAGACGCTGCGCACTTTTGCTACCTCATGGCCCAGGTCGGATTCGGGGTTTacacaaagaaaaccacaaaactcGTCCTGATTGGATCGAACCACAG TTTACCGTTTTTAAAGTTTGCGACCAACGAAGCCATTCAGAGGACAGAAGCCTATGAGTACGCTCAGTCGCTGGGGGCCCAGTCTGACCCCTTGCCCGACTTCCAG gtGTTCAAGTTCATCTACTCGTGCCGCCTGGCGGACGTGGGGCTGGCCACCCAGGCCTTCCACTACTGTGAGGCGATCGCCAGGAGTGTCCTGTTGCAGCCCCAGAGCCACTCCCCCGTGCTCATCAGCCAGCTGGTTGAG ATCGCTTCCCAGTTACGGCTCTTCGACCCGCAGCTGAAGGAGAAGCCCGAGGAGGAGTCCTTTGCGGAGCCTGTCTGGCTGGTCCAGCTGCGGCGGGTGCAGAAGCAGGTCAAG GAGGGCGCTGCTCTGTGGAGCCAGGACACAGCCTTCCCCCGGCCCTGCCCCAGCACACCAAGCTCCGAGGGGGGACAGCGTGACGGCCTGGGGCTCGCGCAGCCCTTGGACCTGGGCGCTGAGAATCCGCTGCTGGCACCGCCTGTGCCCAGCACCGAGCACGCTGGCCAGGGCGTGTGGCTGCTGCCCTCAG CTCTGCCGACGCTCCACGACAGCCAGCCTGCCTTCCCGGCCAGGGTGCCAGTGTTCCCAGTGCCACCCCTGGGTCCTGCTGAGCCGGGGCCTGGCTATGGGCTCCCAGGGGCTGCACTTGGCTTTGCAGAGACCTCCGGGCCTGCTCCGGCAGCCCTGTACCCGGGGCCTGGCCTGCCGCCCAGCGCACCATCCCTCCAGGACAGTGAGCGCCCACTGCGGGAGTCTAGGCCCCAGGACCCAG GAGCAGCGCCGCGGGACCCCCGTGGGGGAGACTTGCTGGCGGAGCGAAGAGAAGAGGACCTTGGTGGCAAAGTCGATGTG GGCTCCTCGAGGACGCTGCTGGACTCGGAGGCCCCTCTGGCATGGGGGGCTGCCCGCCCTGGTGCCCTGCAGCCCCCGTCTCTGACACCTGCTCCCCAAGTGGAGAACTCTGTACAAGCGGCCAGAAAGGAAGCCAAGGAGCCTAAGAAG GTGCCGCTTCCCTGGGCTCCCGTTGGCATCTCCTGA